The following DNA comes from Mesorhizobium sp. B2-1-8.
AGCGCGAAGATATCGGTCATGTCGCGGTCGTAGCGGTCCGCCCAGACATGGGTCCCGGTCCGCGCATCGATCAACTGGGCATTGATCCTGACGCGGTTGCCGGCGCGGCGGATCGAGCCCTCGAGCACCGCAGTCACGCCGAGCTCGCGCCCGACCGTCCGGACATCGATGTTCTTGCCTTTGTAGGTGAAGCTGGAGTTGCGGGCGATGACCGAGAGGCCGGCGACCTTCGACAGGTCGGTTATGATGTCTTCGCTGATGCCGTCGGCGAAGTAGTCCTGCTCGGTGTCGCCGCTCATATTGGCGAACGGCAGGACGGCGATCGACAGCTTTGCCGACTTTGATCCTGCCGGCCGGCTCGTCGAGGGTTCCGACGTCGCGATCGCCTTCGCGCCGGCGGCACCGACCGCCAGCGAATAAACTCGGATCGGCTCGGCGATGTTCTTGAGCTGCGTGCTGCCGAGATCGGCGACCGAGAGGTTGAGCCTCGCTTTGACCTGGCGATAGGCATCTTCGGACAGGCAGATGGCCCCGGGCGCCGCAACGCCCTCCAGACGCGAAGCGATGTTGACACCATCGCCCATCAGGTCGCCGTCGCTTTCCTCGACAACGTCTCCCAGATGAATGCCGATCCGGAACTCGATGCGACGGTCCTGCGGTACACCGGCGTTGCGCTCCACCATTCCGTTCTGCACCTCGATAGCGCAGCGCACGGCATCCACCACGCTGCGGAACTCGACCAGCGCTCCATCCCCGGTGCGCTTGATCACGCGCCCGTTGTGCACGGCGATGGTCGGATCGATCAGGTCGCTGCGTAGTGCCCGCAACCTCGCCAAGGTGCGATCTTCGTCTTCGCTGGCGAGCCGACTATATCCGACGACGTCTGCGGCTAGAATTGCGGCTAGCTTGCGATTCTCACCCATAGCGCCCTCCGCGGCTATCGAGGTTAGCACAACGAACTGTTGAGCGCCTCCCCATTCGATGGGTGCGATCCTGGCGAAAGTCGTCGTTGAAATTAGCGCGCCTAACGGCAGCTATTCAAGCCTCGACGCCCGGAAGCCGACAGTCAGAACTCGGCCCCAGTGCAGACGTTTGAAGGATAAGGGGCAAACCCGGTATGGGCCAGCGGATGTGCTCCGCACCTTGGAGACAATAATCTATTATAAAATCGCACATTGCAGCGAAGGCGAGCAATGTGTGAGAAGTGGCGAAAACGCCAGCAAAAACAGCCAACCGATCGCCGCACAATGTGCGCCCTTTTATCTTGCCATCTTAATCGGCTGTGCTTCCGTTGATCTTTTCGACATTCGTCGTTCCTCTCTCTTTGTGCGATAATATACGCATTTATTCTCTACGCTACGATACCGCGTTCTGGCGTCGAGTTCCGATGCGCCGTGCAATCCTCCGCGCTCTGCGACGGGTTTAATCGGCTGCCCGAAAGCAGCGCTCGAACCGTCGTGGCGCACTTTTCCATCGGACTGACGGAGCATCGTCACAGGCAATCGAGCGCGGTCCGGCCGTCTGTCGATCGGCGCGGCCGCGGGCAAGATAACGTGCGTTCCGTCGTTCCTGGTCTGCATCGGTCCTCATCCGCCGGGGCGGATCCCTTGTGTCAGGTGGCGGCCGTCATCGTACGGGCGCCATGCGTTTGAACTGTCGTCTCCCCGCTCATCGATGCGCACCCAGAAGCTTACGGGCCTTGCCATGCGCGCGCGCTGCGCGACGTCGACCTGGCTTGCTGCGGCGTCGCCGACGTAAAACGTGCCATCGCTCCACATAGCGTGCATGATCACCGCCAGCTTGCGCGCCACCGCCACGCAAGCCTTGCGGTGGCAGGAGCGTTCGGCGATGTTCTGGCCCCAGTTCGTGACCTTGTCCCTGCTCTTGAAGCGCGTCATTAAGCCCGACGTCGCCTCACAGCGCACGCCGCACATCCGCGTCCCCAGCCTTCGATATCCGTCCTGAACCTCGATCGAGGTGCTCGAACGCCAGCTTCGCGACGCTGGCCCGAAGTAAGCCGCCACATCACGCGAGCGGCGGAAGCGTGACGGGGTCGTCGATCGCGGTAATGAAGGAAAGCACTGTCATCGGGGCGGCGCCCGGGATGCCATGAATCGTCGGCACTCCTCGCTGCGCGCCACCATTTTGACGACGAGATCGTGCAGCCGGCAATACTTTCTTCACACCGCCGCGCCGCGACAGCATGGCATCTCTCAGTTCGCTGGACAGCGGGTGATCTTCGGCCACCGCCGCGCACCGCCTGCTCGAAAGCGGAGCGTCCGACTTTGGTAAGGCGGGGTACCAAACGGCTTCAGCGAATGGCGGATTGGCGTTCTCCAGGTCGAGGAACTTGGCCTTCAGATTGCGCCGGTAGGTCAGCAGAAGCCGAGTCCGGTAACAGCTTTCCGACTTGATATTGGCGTGGCGGAGCCACCCGGCACTCATGGCATGGGCACTGCCGAGCGGATACGCCCTGCTTGCCACGCTGCGCCGACAGCGCGGCGCGCACATGCACCTTTTCCAGGCAGATGGTCGGCAGGCGAAGTTTCATTCGTTCCTGGTCTGCATCGGTTCTCATCCGTCGGAGCGGATTCATTTCTCGGATCGCGTCCGTCAGCGTGTCGGCGCCGTGCGTTTGAACTGCCTCACATCGCTCATCGATGCGCACCAGAAACTTGCGGGTTGCCATGCGTGCGCCGCGCGTCCGACTCGCGCGCGGCCAACTCGCCGACAAAGAAGGTGCCGTCGCTCCAGATAGTGTTCAAAAACTGCATTCAGGTAGCTTGGCGCCCAAAAAAGGAACGACGTCGTACTTTTCCGTTTGACGTTCGCTGGAACGCGTGCTAGTCGATAATGAAACGACGTCGTTTCATTATGCCTGCACATCGAAAAGTGACCGATGGCGAGATTAATACGAATGAACCCAACTTACATTACGGCGGTCTCTGCTCTGACAGGCTCCTCACTTGGGGCCATGGCTTCGATCGCCGCCACTTGGCTGACGCAGGCCTCGCAAAGTCGAAGCCAGCGCTCCCTGCAGGAGCACACGCGACGGGAGAGGCTTTTTGGGGAGTTCATCGAAGAGGCTGCCAGGAGATATGCCGACGCAGTGGTCAGCGAACCCCAGGGATTTGTCCCGCTCTTCGAGATTTACTCCATATTGGGAAAATTGCGGCTGTTCGCTTCCGACCGAACTCTGGACGCTGCGGATAGGGTCATGGGAACTATAGCAATGGCCTATCATAGCCCGTCCCTGAAAGTTCCGGATCGCGATGCCACGAATGGCTCACAGTACGATTTTCTACGGGAGTTCACAGACGCCTGTCGTTTCGAGCTCATGGAAATCGGGCCCTGAGAAGATATTTGACGCTTCGAGCCCACCTTGTGATGCGTATGGGCGGATCTTGCGCGGGTGCCCGTTGATCGCAATCAAACAGTTGGCGGCAGGCTGCCCGGAAAAAAGCGACGCCTTCGCTAACGTGTGTGGCTAATTCGGCACGCAGCTTTTTAGCGGCTCGCCCAGACGCGCACGCATGACGACGCGCGCCAGAACGATATGCGCGAGAGTCGGTAATCCCATCAATGCTTGCGCGGCTAATCGGAGGATACGTTCGTCGACCTTCGTGCGCCAGATTGCGTCATGGCCGCCTCAACTAACGTCGCCGCCCCCTTCTGCCCCGTGCGCTATCGGCACCTCTGTCAATTCTCTCGTTCTGCCCGTTTAACGTCGGTAAGTCGCACATCAGAGCGCTCCTTGTGGGCCTGCTTGCGCGCCCTCGCAAATTAAAAACGAAACGGTATCGTTCATTTTTGTTGACGGCCCTCTGGATGCATGCTAAGCAATAATGAAACGACACAGTTTCATTATATTGGCTACTCCAAGAGAAGGCCCCGAGAGCATGCTGCACACCAGCTTATTAGATTGGCCAGCCAAGCCATGCGGCCCCTTTTTCAAAGGTGTGCGGAGGCTGGTGGAACAGCATCGACGTTGCTCGCGAGAGCACCGACAGTTCGCTTCGCGCCGCCATCCGACAAAATCAACTACCTGGCATCCGAAGGAGTCAGCACGATGACCAACGACAAAATGAATCTTCTCGACACCCTGCGCATCGATCGCGCGGCGCCGACACCGCCAACACCCCCGCGTCAGCCTGTCCGCTGGAGCATCATCGCTCTGGGGGCGGCCACTTTGGCGGTTGCGGCGGCTGGGGGATGGTCAATCCTTCTTGGCAAGGAAATGCCTGGCGTCTCGACTTTGCTTCAGCAGACACCTTCTGTCCGTGTCGCGACCGCTCAGCTGGTCGCCCAACAGAACGGTGCGGCCGAAGGGACCGCCCTCCTCAACGCCACCGGCTACGTGGTTGCCCGCCGGGCGGCAACGGTCGGACCGAAGGTCGCCGGCAGGTTACGGGACGTGCTCGTGGATGAAGGCATGCATGTCGAAGCCGGACAAGTGATCGCTCACCTCGACGATTCCAACGCCATTGCCGATCTTAACCAGGCAAAGGCGACACTCGATCAGGCCACTGTTGCGGCCACTGACGGGCGACCGGCGTTCGAGCGTAGCAGGGCCCTGGTTGCGAAAGGACTGACCAGCCAAGAGGCGTTCGAAACCGCCGAGGCAACCTACAATCACACCACAACGGCAGTAGCGGTGGCGCAGGCGGCAGTAGCTATTGCCCAGCAGAACCTCGACGATACCGTAATCAGCGCGCTGTTCTCAGGCGTCGTGACCGTCAAGGCCGCGCAGGCCGGCGAGATCATCTCGCCGATGTCGGCAGGCTCCGGCTTCACGCGTACTGGCGTCGCCACCATCGTCGACATGGATCGCTGGAGGTCGAGGTCGACGTCAACGAGAACTTCATCAATCGTGTTCGTCCGAACCAGGGCTGCAAAATCAGTCTTAACGCTTATCCGGACTGGCAGATCCCGGGACACGTGATCGCGGTCGTGCCGACGGCCGACCGCACCAAGGCGACGGTGCGGGTCCGCGTCGGATTCAACGTCAAAGATCTGCGGATCCTGCCGGAAATGGGCGCCAAGGTGGCCTTCCTCGCCGAGGCGAAGTCTCAACCCGAGGAGGCACCGCCGTCTGGCCTGGCGGTCCCGCCAGAAGCCATCCTGTCCAGCGGCGGTGAGAATATCCTCTTTGTGGTGCGCGACAATCATGTCGAGCGGCGGACCGTCAAGCTCGGGCCGCAGGCGGCAGGCAACCAGATCGTGCAGTCCGGGGTGACGGCCGGCGAAAATGTCGCCGTGAGCAATCTCGACAAGTTGTCGAATGGACTCGAAGTCAAAACCGAGCAATGAAATCAGGAGATTTACAAGTGACTGAAGCAATATCACTGGTCAATGTCGCTAAGACATACCGACGCGGCGGGGAAACTGTTGAGGTTCTCCACAACCTCAACCTGTCCATTCCGGAAGGCGAGTTCGTTGCCATCATGGGGCCATCTGGGTCGGGCAAATCGACGCTGTTGAACATCATCGCCGGAATAGACCGCGCGAACTCTGGCGCCGTGACGGTGGCAGGGCACAGAATTGACCAAATGTCGGGGAGCGAGCTGACCCGTTGGCGGTCCGCCTATATCGGGTTCATTTTCCAGTTCTACAACCTCATGCCGGCCCTGAGTGCGGAGGCCAATGTGGAGCTGCCGCTGCTGCTTCTGCCGCTCGCGAAACTAGAGCGCCGCGCAAGGGTCGCTGCAGCCCTTGAGATTGTCGGCTTGTCCGAGCGCGCCCGCCACAAGCCGTCGGAGCTCTCCGGTGGTCAACAGCAGCGCGTGGCGATCGCCCGCGCGCTGGTTTCCGATCCTCCGATCCTGGTCTGCGACGAGCCGACGGGTGACCTCGACCGCGACACCGCCACCGAGGTGCTCGAACTTCTGCGCGCGCTCACTTTTCGTCGCGGCAAGACCATCATCATGGTCACGCACGACCAGCGGGCAGCGGATACGGCAACGCGCCAGCTGCATGTCGACAAGGGCCAGCTGGCCAAGACGGAGTTGGCCCTATGAAGTATCTTCCCCTCGTCTGGGCAGCCCTGATGCGCAAGAAGTTGCGCACTCTGTTCACGTTGCTCTCAATCATTGTCGCTTTCCTGCTCTTCGGCATGCTTCAGGGCGTCAATGCAACTTTCAGCCGCGGTGTGGAGGGAGCGCACCTCGATCGGCTGATCGTCCAGGGCAAGGTCAACATGACCGATCAGCTGCCGCTCGCTTACCGCGAACGTATCGCGGCTGTGCCGGGCGTCACTGACATCACCGTCGCGAGCTGGTTTGGCGGCTACTACCAGGACACCAAGAACAGCATTTTCTCGTTCCCGGTCGACACCGCTACCTACTTTGGCCTTTTTCCTGAGATCGTCCTGCCGAAAGCTCAGCTCGAGGCGCTGCAAAAGACGCGCACCGGGGCAGTCATCGGCCGCAAGCTGGCGGAGACCTACAATTGGAAGGTCGGCGACACGATCCCCATCAAGTCGACGATATGGACCAAGCAGGACGGCACGTCCGACTGGGAATTCCAGGTCGTTGGAATCTTCGAAAACCCGCAGGATTCCTCACAGGAACAGAGGCTGTTTTTCAACAACGACTATTTCGACGAGGCGCGAGGATTTGATAAGGGGCTGATCGGCTGGTACAGCGTGCACATCGACAATCCCGTCCATGCCGGCGCGATTTCCAAGGCGATCGATGACCTATTCGCCAACTCCGACCACGAGACGAAGACCGTCACGGAAAAGGAGTTCACCCAATCGTTCCTGAAGCAACTCGGCGACATCAACTTCATCGTTAGCGCCATTATCGGGGCGGTCTTCTTCGCCCTCCTGTTTCTGACCGGCAACACGATGATGCAATCGGTGAGGGAGCGAATCCCGGAATTCGCGATCTTGAAGACTATCGGTTTCCCGAACTTTACGGTCCTCGCCCTGGTCGTGGCCGAAGGCCTAGTTCTCTCCATCATCGCTGCCGCCTTGGGGCTTGCAGGTTCAGCGGCGGCATTTCCGCTTTTGGAAGGCGTAGTGGGCGTTGCGCACTTGCCGGCCGGCGTCGTGGCGCTTGGGCTGTTTTATGCCGTCCTTCTGGCCTTGGTAACCACCTTGCTGCCCGGCCTGCGGGTCGCGCGGCTCAATCTCGTTGATGCCTTGGGAGGACGCTGATCATGCTCAGACAAGCAATTGCTGTAACTATCCTGAACCTGAAGACGCTGCCCAGCCGCTTCTGGAGCTCATTGGTGATCATCCTCGGGGTGGCGGGTGTCGTAGGCGTGGTCGTCTCCGTTCTCGCAATGGTGACCGGGCTAAGCTCTACTATGGCCCATGCCGGCCGCGAGGATCGCGCAATCATCTTGCGCGGCGGGTCCGACACGGAACTATCGAGCACGTTGTCGCGCGATGCTGTCAATATGATTCTAGATGCGCCGGGCATCCGCCGCGGCTCAACGGGAGTTACAATCGGTTCCCCGGAAGTCGTTCTGATCCTGACCCGCCCGATGCGGAACGGCGGCACCGACGCCAACGTCACGCTACGCGGCGTCGGCCCGCAGGGCCTCGCATTGCGGCCGGAGCTCAAGCTTGCTCAAGGCCGCTGGTTTAAGCCGGGACTGCACGAACTGGTGGTGGGCAAGAGCGCCCAACGCCAGTTCATAGGCCTCGACGTCGGCAGCCAGATCACTCTGCGTGACAAGCAGTGGACCATCGTCGGTACGTTCGAGAGCGACGGTGACGCCCATGAATCCGAGATCCTTGCCGACGCCGACACCGCCTTGGAAGCTTACCAGCACACCCTGTTCCAGAGTGTGACGGTCCAGCTTGAGTCGCCGGGATCGCTGCCGCAACTTGAGGCCGCTTTGACTGCGAATCCGCAGCTTTCGG
Coding sequences within:
- a CDS encoding adenylate/guanylate cyclase domain-containing protein; its protein translation is MGENRKLAAILAADVVGYSRLASEDEDRTLARLRALRSDLIDPTIAVHNGRVIKRTGDGALVEFRSVVDAVRCAIEVQNGMVERNAGVPQDRRIEFRIGIHLGDVVEESDGDLMGDGVNIASRLEGVAAPGAICLSEDAYRQVKARLNLSVADLGSTQLKNIAEPIRVYSLAVGAAGAKAIATSEPSTSRPAGSKSAKLSIAVLPFANMSGDTEQDYFADGISEDIITDLSKVAGLSVIARNSSFTYKGKNIDVRTVGRELGVTAVLEGSIRRAGNRVRINAQLIDARTGTHVWADRYDRDMTDIFALQDDVTHRIVEALRVALTPAESARIAHTPTRNIQAHDLFLRGREVLSGPDKTNETFERAVALFTQAIELDPDYAEPYAGLAHAYNHDFQNHWSGRTDSKELSAHYSRLALEKDPNLPYGHYMAALVKFWEKDPTGHREEVEKAIALNPNFALAFGLRGVGNIYNGAPLEAIPDLEHALRLDPLQSHLTWHFIGSAYLLAGQYQKAVEAFRERIRMSPKTDLSRGLLIAALGHLGDVDEARRVSAELKEINPSYRFSEHVGRLPFSNPADAERIRQGYAKAAIPEADESPAPALELSRGR
- a CDS encoding efflux RND transporter periplasmic adaptor subunit, translated to MTNDKMNLLDTLRIDRAAPTPPTPPRQPVRWSIIALGAATLAVAAAGGWSILLGKEMPGVSTLLQQTPSVRVATAQLVAQQNGAAEGTALLNATGYVVARRAATVGPKVAGRLRDVLVDEGMHVEAGQVIAHLDDSNAIADLNQAKATLDQATVAATDGRPAFERSRALVAKGLTSQEAFETAEATYNHTTTAVAVAQAAVAIAQQNLDDTVISALFSGVVTVKAAQAGEIISPMSAGSGFTRTGVATIVDMDRWRSRSTSTRTSSIVFVRTRAAKSVLTLIRTGRSRDT
- a CDS encoding efflux RND transporter periplasmic adaptor subunit, coding for MSLNAYPDWQIPGHVIAVVPTADRTKATVRVRVGFNVKDLRILPEMGAKVAFLAEAKSQPEEAPPSGLAVPPEAILSSGGENILFVVRDNHVERRTVKLGPQAAGNQIVQSGVTAGENVAVSNLDKLSNGLEVKTEQ
- a CDS encoding ABC transporter ATP-binding protein; translation: MKSGDLQVTEAISLVNVAKTYRRGGETVEVLHNLNLSIPEGEFVAIMGPSGSGKSTLLNIIAGIDRANSGAVTVAGHRIDQMSGSELTRWRSAYIGFIFQFYNLMPALSAEANVELPLLLLPLAKLERRARVAAALEIVGLSERARHKPSELSGGQQQRVAIARALVSDPPILVCDEPTGDLDRDTATEVLELLRALTFRRGKTIIMVTHDQRAADTATRQLHVDKGQLAKTELAL
- a CDS encoding ABC transporter permease: MKYLPLVWAALMRKKLRTLFTLLSIIVAFLLFGMLQGVNATFSRGVEGAHLDRLIVQGKVNMTDQLPLAYRERIAAVPGVTDITVASWFGGYYQDTKNSIFSFPVDTATYFGLFPEIVLPKAQLEALQKTRTGAVIGRKLAETYNWKVGDTIPIKSTIWTKQDGTSDWEFQVVGIFENPQDSSQEQRLFFNNDYFDEARGFDKGLIGWYSVHIDNPVHAGAISKAIDDLFANSDHETKTVTEKEFTQSFLKQLGDINFIVSAIIGAVFFALLFLTGNTMMQSVRERIPEFAILKTIGFPNFTVLALVVAEGLVLSIIAAALGLAGSAAAFPLLEGVVGVAHLPAGVVALGLFYAVLLALVTTLLPGLRVARLNLVDALGGR
- a CDS encoding ABC transporter permease; the encoded protein is MLRQAIAVTILNLKTLPSRFWSSLVIILGVAGVVGVVVSVLAMVTGLSSTMAHAGREDRAIILRGGSDTELSSTLSRDAVNMILDAPGIRRGSTGVTIGSPEVVLILTRPMRNGGTDANVTLRGVGPQGLALRPELKLAQGRWFKPGLHELVVGKSAQRQFIGLDVGSQITLRDKQWTIVGTFESDGDAHESEILADADTALEAYQHTLFQSVTVQLESPGSLPQLEAALTANPQLSVEVHRETEYLAKLSANLTKMMTLIATVVGSIMAVGAVFGSLNTMYSAVSARSREIATLRAIGFGGVPIVASVMTEAMVLSLLGGATGAITAWLLFNGHGVNALGGNFTQLVFRLTVTPGLMLQGVSWALAIGFLGGLLPALRAARLPVVEALRTL